A single region of the Streptomyces sp. NBC_01262 genome encodes:
- a CDS encoding alpha/beta hydrolase fold domain-containing protein, with amino-acid sequence MANDVASGIRVESGPVGPVVRPPDPSGTVILYLHGDRQLSADPESAPDMAARLALRTGATVVCAHYRTSFPAALEDVHAAYEHCQTLGPVAVAGNRLGAGLAAALLVRLRDVGAEPPRCAVLISALLDMTMDAPSLMLNARADPTFDVAELRRRAARYAADTAPTDPLLSPMHANLHGLPPIQLVAAGTDPLLDDSLGFAARAARSGVTVDLHVRQDAASLRAGTIMAVADFIQAWTPAARTAHPA; translated from the coding sequence GTGGCAAATGACGTGGCGAGTGGGATCCGGGTGGAGAGCGGCCCCGTCGGTCCGGTGGTACGTCCGCCGGACCCGTCCGGGACGGTCATCCTGTACCTGCACGGCGACCGGCAGCTCTCCGCGGACCCGGAGTCCGCGCCCGACATGGCCGCACGCCTGGCCCTGCGCACCGGCGCCACCGTCGTCTGCGCCCACTACCGGACCTCGTTCCCGGCCGCGTTGGAGGACGTCCACGCCGCGTACGAGCACTGCCAGACCCTGGGCCCGGTGGCGGTGGCGGGCAACCGGCTGGGGGCCGGTCTCGCGGCCGCCCTGCTGGTCCGGCTGCGCGACGTGGGGGCCGAGCCGCCCCGGTGCGCGGTGCTGATCTCGGCGCTGCTCGACATGACCATGGACGCGCCGAGCCTCATGCTCAACGCGAGGGCCGATCCGACGTTCGACGTCGCCGAGCTGCGGCGGCGCGCCGCGCGCTACGCCGCCGACACCGCGCCCACCGACCCGCTCCTGAGCCCGATGCACGCCAATCTGCACGGACTGCCCCCGATCCAGCTCGTGGCGGCGGGCACCGATCCGCTGCTGGACGACTCGCTGGGGTTCGCCGCCCGCGCGGCCCGGTCCGGCGTGACGGTGGACCTGCACGTACGGCAGGACGCGGCGAGCCTGCGCGCCGGGACGATCATGGCCGTGGCCGACTTCATACAGGCGTGGACCCCAGCAGCACGGACAGCACATCCCGCATGA
- a CDS encoding enoyl-CoA hydratase/isomerase family protein yields the protein MDVDLELDDGLAVITIDRPEARNAIAPATMDELDKVLDAAADARALVIRGAGDRAFVSGGDLKQLARIRTEDEAVAMALRMRGICDRLAAFPGPVIAALNGHALGGGAEVAVAADIRVAADDIRIGFNQTALAIMPAWGGAERLAALVGRGRALMLAGAGTLLGADEALRLGLVDLVLPRDGFEQGWRALARSLATRPAQEIKQVMSGSVPAQEAARAFARLWVADEHWQAAERVMSRGK from the coding sequence ATGGACGTCGATCTTGAGCTCGATGATGGCCTGGCGGTCATCACCATCGACCGTCCGGAGGCCCGCAACGCCATCGCGCCGGCCACCATGGACGAGCTGGACAAGGTGCTCGACGCCGCGGCCGACGCGCGGGCCCTGGTCATCAGGGGCGCGGGCGACCGGGCGTTCGTCTCCGGCGGCGACCTGAAGCAGCTGGCCAGGATCCGCACCGAGGACGAAGCCGTCGCCATGGCCCTGCGGATGCGCGGGATCTGCGACCGGCTGGCGGCCTTCCCCGGCCCGGTGATCGCCGCCCTCAACGGCCACGCCCTCGGCGGCGGGGCCGAGGTCGCGGTGGCCGCCGACATCCGGGTGGCGGCCGACGACATCAGGATCGGCTTCAACCAGACGGCCCTGGCGATCATGCCCGCGTGGGGCGGCGCCGAGCGGCTCGCCGCACTGGTCGGCCGGGGCCGGGCGCTCATGCTCGCCGGCGCCGGGACCCTGCTCGGCGCCGACGAGGCCCTGCGCCTCGGGCTGGTCGATCTGGTCCTGCCGCGGGACGGGTTCGAGCAGGGCTGGCGCGCCCTGGCCAGGTCGCTGGCCACGCGTCCGGCACAGGAGATCAAGCAGGTCATGTCAGGATCCGTACCGGCGCAGGAGGCGGCTCGCGCCTTCGCGCGCCTGTGGGTGGCCGACGAGCACTGGCAGGCAGCGGAAAGGGTGATGTCCCGTGGCAAATGA
- a CDS encoding FadD3 family acyl-CoA ligase produces the protein MKWETIPQMVLSAADRFGDAEAVVDGPLRITFAELADRVRVAAGAFASAGIGKGDRVAVWAPNSAEWIIAAFGLLTAGGVLVPVNTRFKSDEAHDIIRRSGAKAVLVEAGFLGLDFAAPPGVPVIDLKSGFLASGSPLQREVSGDDLCDITFTSGTTGRPKGVMMTHAQTLRLYAEWCELAGLREGDRYLIVNPFFHIFGYKAGCIASLIRGATILPVPVFDVDRVLELVEREKVTVLPGPPTLYHSLLEAPGDRDLSSLRVAVTGAADIPVELVRRITSELPFTFLMTGYGLTEAGTVTASRPGDSYENIATTVGTPCEGVEVRIAEDGEVLVRGYSVMRGYLDDPAATAETVDQDGWLHTGDLGTLDEQGRLRIVGRKKDMFIVGGFNAYPAEIEGFLLEHPAVARAAVIGVPDERLGQVGKAFVVRRGPASADELIAWSRERMAGFKVPRSVEFLDELPLNATGKVMKDQLR, from the coding sequence ATGAAGTGGGAAACCATCCCGCAGATGGTGCTGAGCGCGGCCGACCGCTTCGGTGACGCCGAAGCCGTGGTGGACGGCCCGCTCCGGATCACCTTCGCCGAACTGGCCGACCGGGTACGCGTGGCAGCGGGAGCCTTCGCGTCCGCCGGGATCGGCAAAGGCGACCGGGTGGCGGTCTGGGCGCCCAACTCCGCCGAGTGGATCATCGCGGCGTTCGGCCTGCTCACCGCCGGCGGGGTGCTGGTCCCGGTCAACACCCGCTTCAAGTCGGACGAGGCGCACGACATCATCCGCCGCAGCGGCGCCAAGGCCGTCCTGGTCGAGGCGGGATTCCTCGGCCTGGACTTCGCGGCCCCGCCCGGCGTGCCGGTGATCGACCTGAAGTCCGGCTTCCTCGCGAGCGGTTCGCCGCTCCAGCGCGAGGTGAGCGGCGACGACCTGTGCGACATCACCTTCACCTCGGGGACGACCGGGCGGCCCAAGGGCGTCATGATGACCCACGCCCAGACGCTCCGGCTGTACGCGGAGTGGTGCGAGCTGGCCGGACTGCGGGAGGGCGACCGCTATCTGATCGTCAATCCGTTCTTCCACATCTTCGGCTACAAGGCCGGCTGCATCGCGTCCCTGATCCGTGGCGCGACCATCCTGCCGGTGCCGGTCTTCGACGTGGACCGCGTACTGGAACTGGTGGAGCGCGAGAAGGTGACGGTGCTGCCCGGCCCGCCCACCCTCTACCACTCCCTGCTGGAGGCCCCGGGGGACCGGGACCTGTCCTCCCTGCGGGTGGCCGTGACCGGGGCCGCCGACATCCCGGTCGAGCTGGTCCGCAGGATCACCAGCGAGCTGCCCTTCACCTTCCTCATGACGGGCTACGGCCTCACGGAGGCGGGCACGGTGACCGCCTCCCGGCCCGGCGACAGTTACGAGAACATCGCGACGACCGTCGGCACCCCCTGCGAGGGCGTCGAGGTTCGGATCGCCGAGGACGGCGAGGTGCTGGTGCGTGGCTACAGCGTCATGCGGGGCTACCTCGACGACCCGGCCGCCACCGCCGAGACGGTCGACCAGGACGGCTGGCTGCACACCGGCGACCTCGGGACGCTGGACGAGCAGGGCCGCCTGCGGATCGTCGGCCGCAAGAAGGACATGTTCATCGTGGGCGGCTTCAACGCCTACCCGGCCGAGATCGAGGGCTTCCTGCTGGAGCACCCGGCCGTCGCCCGGGCCGCCGTGATCGGCGTCCCGGACGAGCGGCTCGGCCAGGTCGGCAAGGCCTTCGTCGTACGGCGCGGACCCGCCTCGGCGGACGAGCTGATCGCCTGGAGCCGGGAGCGGATGGCCGGCTTCAAGGTGCCCAGGTCCGTGGAGTTCCTCGACGAACTGCCGCTGAACGCCACGGGAAAGGTGATGAAGGACCAGCTGCGATGA
- a CDS encoding amidohydrolase family protein → MPSRDLPYPLFDADNHLYETEDALTRYLPKAYEGVIQYPLVNGRKKIAVRGQISDYIPNPTFDRVARPGAWEQYFREGNPEGKSHRELFGAPMDSIPAFREPVSRLELMNDLGIQRTLMFPTLASLIEERMRDDPELIHVVVHALNEWLYETWGFNHKDRIYTTPVISLPILDKAIAELDWCLERGARAILVRPAPVPGFGGSRSFALPEFDPFWKRVEAAGVLVAMHSSDSGYARYSSDWEGKGSEMKPFEAQVFRMMAEWRPVTDAVASWVCHGALFRFPELKVSVIENGSAWLVPLLDELASVYKKQPKGFLGDPVEEVKNRIHISPFWEEDMFELSKIVGVDRVLFGSDYPHPEGLADPVTYVDALKKFSEPDVAKIMGGNLARLIDG, encoded by the coding sequence ATGCCGTCACGTGACCTGCCGTATCCGCTGTTCGATGCGGACAACCACCTGTACGAGACCGAGGACGCGCTCACCAGGTACCTGCCCAAGGCTTACGAGGGTGTGATCCAGTACCCGCTGGTGAACGGCCGTAAGAAGATCGCGGTTCGCGGTCAGATCAGCGACTACATCCCCAACCCCACCTTCGACAGGGTGGCCCGGCCGGGGGCGTGGGAGCAGTACTTCCGGGAGGGCAACCCCGAGGGCAAGTCCCACCGGGAGCTCTTCGGAGCGCCGATGGACTCGATCCCGGCGTTCCGGGAACCGGTCTCGCGCCTGGAGCTGATGAACGATCTGGGCATCCAGCGCACGCTGATGTTCCCGACGCTCGCCAGCCTCATCGAGGAGCGGATGCGGGACGATCCCGAACTGATCCACGTGGTCGTCCACGCCCTCAACGAGTGGCTGTACGAGACCTGGGGCTTCAACCACAAGGACCGCATCTACACCACCCCGGTGATCAGCCTGCCGATCCTGGACAAGGCGATCGCCGAACTGGACTGGTGCCTGGAGCGCGGCGCGCGGGCGATCCTGGTGCGGCCCGCCCCGGTGCCCGGGTTCGGCGGCTCGCGGTCCTTCGCGCTCCCGGAGTTCGACCCCTTCTGGAAGCGGGTCGAGGCGGCCGGGGTGCTGGTCGCGATGCACTCCTCCGACAGCGGCTACGCCCGTTACTCCAGCGACTGGGAGGGCAAGGGCAGCGAGATGAAGCCCTTCGAGGCCCAGGTCTTCCGGATGATGGCGGAGTGGCGGCCGGTCACCGACGCGGTGGCCTCCTGGGTCTGCCACGGCGCGCTCTTCCGCTTCCCCGAGCTCAAGGTCTCGGTCATCGAGAACGGCTCGGCCTGGCTGGTGCCGCTGCTCGACGAACTGGCCAGCGTCTACAAGAAGCAGCCGAAGGGCTTCCTGGGCGACCCGGTCGAAGAGGTCAAGAACCGGATCCACATCAGTCCCTTCTGGGAAGAGGACATGTTCGAGCTGTCGAAGATCGTCGGCGTCGACCGGGTCCTGTTCGGCTCCGACTACCCGCACCCCGAGGGGCTGGCCGACCCGGTCACCTATGTCGACGCGCTCAAGAAGTTCAGCGAGCCGGACGTGGCAAAGATCATGGGCGGCAACCTGGCCAGGCTGATCGACGGATGA
- a CDS encoding thiolase C-terminal domain-containing protein yields the protein MSEPSGRPLPQLTGENEFFWTSGADGRLRFQECGSCAALIHPPQPVCRYCRAHESGIRVVSGFATLIGFTVNHRFSLPGMPAPYVVAQVAIEEDPRVRLTTNAVECDPGQLELGMRMEVVFERHEDVWLPLFRPAAEQPALAGLPSEEVEPEQLRRRVRPMATREKFEDKVAISGIGMSQIGRRLMVPPLSLTVQACERAVADAGLTLDDIDGLAAYPGAGPFGGFAEGGVTALESALGIRPTWYNGGGETFGPGGSVIAAMLAVAAGLARHVLCFRTVWEATYGELVRQGKITQGAASGDAGWIKPFGAISAAHTLAQNAQRHFHRYGSTRETLGWIALNQRANAALNPTAVYREPMTMDDYLSARPVTTPFGLYDCDVPCDGAVAVIVSAVDAARDLAKPPVLVEAVGTQIIERLEWDQSTLTHEPQVLGQSAHLWSRTSMRPSDVDVAQLYDGFTFNCLSWIEGLGFCGIGEGKDFLDGGKNIARDGLLPLNTHGGQLSHGRTHGMGLIHEAVVQLRGEGGPRQVAGARVAVASTGGLATSGVILLKADH from the coding sequence GTGTCCGAACCGTCGGGACGCCCCCTGCCGCAGCTCACCGGGGAGAACGAGTTCTTCTGGACATCCGGGGCGGATGGCCGGTTGCGCTTCCAGGAGTGCGGGTCCTGCGCGGCTCTGATCCATCCGCCCCAGCCCGTATGCCGGTACTGCCGGGCGCACGAGTCCGGCATACGGGTCGTCTCCGGATTCGCGACGCTGATCGGCTTCACCGTCAACCACCGGTTCAGCCTGCCCGGGATGCCCGCGCCCTACGTCGTCGCCCAGGTCGCCATCGAGGAGGACCCCCGGGTCCGGCTCACGACCAACGCCGTCGAGTGCGACCCCGGTCAGCTCGAACTGGGCATGCGGATGGAGGTCGTCTTCGAGCGGCACGAAGACGTATGGCTGCCGCTGTTCCGTCCCGCCGCCGAGCAGCCCGCCCTGGCCGGGCTGCCCTCGGAGGAGGTGGAGCCGGAGCAACTGCGGCGCCGCGTACGCCCGATGGCCACGCGGGAGAAGTTCGAGGACAAGGTGGCGATCAGCGGCATCGGGATGTCGCAGATCGGGCGCCGGCTGATGGTCCCCCCGCTGTCGCTGACCGTCCAGGCCTGCGAACGGGCGGTGGCCGACGCCGGTCTCACCCTCGACGACATCGACGGCCTGGCGGCGTATCCCGGCGCCGGGCCGTTCGGTGGCTTCGCCGAGGGAGGAGTGACCGCCCTGGAGTCGGCGCTGGGCATCCGGCCGACCTGGTACAACGGCGGCGGCGAGACCTTCGGGCCGGGCGGCTCGGTGATCGCCGCGATGCTCGCGGTCGCCGCCGGGCTGGCCCGGCATGTGCTGTGCTTCCGTACCGTCTGGGAGGCCACGTACGGCGAGTTGGTACGGCAGGGGAAGATCACCCAGGGCGCCGCCTCCGGGGACGCGGGCTGGATCAAGCCCTTCGGGGCGATCTCGGCGGCGCACACCCTGGCGCAGAACGCCCAGCGGCACTTCCACCGCTACGGCAGCACCCGCGAGACGCTCGGCTGGATCGCGCTGAACCAGCGGGCCAACGCCGCGCTCAACCCGACCGCGGTCTACCGCGAACCGATGACCATGGACGACTACCTCTCGGCCAGGCCCGTCACCACGCCGTTCGGGCTCTACGACTGCGACGTCCCCTGCGACGGAGCCGTCGCGGTGATCGTGTCGGCCGTGGACGCGGCCCGCGACCTGGCCAAGCCCCCCGTGCTGGTGGAGGCCGTCGGGACGCAGATCATCGAGCGGCTCGAATGGGACCAGAGCACCCTGACCCACGAACCGCAGGTGCTCGGACAGTCCGCCCACCTCTGGTCGCGCACCTCCATGCGTCCCTCCGACGTCGACGTGGCCCAGCTCTACGACGGCTTCACCTTCAACTGCCTGTCCTGGATCGAGGGGCTGGGCTTCTGCGGCATCGGCGAGGGCAAGGACTTCCTCGACGGCGGCAAGAACATCGCCCGGGACGGCCTGCTCCCGCTGAACACCCACGGCGGCCAGCTCTCCCACGGCCGCACCCACGGCATGGGGCTGATCCACGAGGCGGTCGTCCAACTACGTGGCGAGGGCGGGCCGAGGCAGGTCGCGGGCGCACGGGTCGCCGTGGCCAGCACCGGCGGTCTCGCCACGAGCGGCGTGATCCTACTCAAGGCGGACCATTGA
- a CDS encoding alpha/beta hydrolase, with translation MTSSEPDLAVLTDDGTGVSRVVVEVDGIPMSALIREVPQPRAVIVALHGGAVTSRYFHYPDRPRQSLLWAGATLGYTVIALDRPGYGESAGHAEQMNPPQRRVDLAYAAVDRLLASRPRGAGVFLLAHSIGCELAVRMACDERGTGLLGVELAGSGRQHHDGALETMSQWRRDSSGPRRTGGSLRALLWEPTWLYPADVVGGYRILSPGPAYEGVLARTWAPEFPQHAARVRIPVHFTLGDHEKVWRSGPEALADLATLFTGSPRVVVEEQKDGGHNLSLGLSALAYHLKILSFVEECLLARGRAI, from the coding sequence TTGACCTCCAGCGAACCCGATCTGGCCGTGCTGACCGACGACGGCACCGGTGTGTCCCGCGTCGTCGTCGAGGTCGACGGCATCCCGATGTCGGCGCTGATCCGGGAAGTCCCGCAGCCGCGCGCCGTCATCGTGGCCCTGCACGGCGGGGCGGTGACCTCGCGGTACTTCCACTATCCCGACCGGCCCCGGCAGTCACTGCTGTGGGCGGGCGCGACGCTCGGCTACACCGTCATCGCCCTGGACCGCCCCGGATACGGCGAATCCGCAGGTCACGCGGAGCAGATGAACCCTCCCCAGCGGCGGGTCGACCTCGCCTACGCGGCGGTGGACCGGCTGCTGGCGTCACGCCCGCGAGGCGCCGGTGTGTTCCTGCTGGCGCATTCGATCGGCTGCGAACTGGCGGTCCGGATGGCCTGCGACGAGCGCGGGACGGGCCTGCTGGGCGTGGAACTCGCCGGGTCCGGACGGCAGCACCACGACGGCGCGCTGGAGACCATGTCGCAGTGGCGGCGGGACAGCTCCGGCCCCAGGCGGACCGGCGGCAGCCTGCGCGCGCTGCTGTGGGAGCCGACCTGGCTCTACCCGGCCGATGTCGTCGGCGGCTACCGCATCCTGTCTCCCGGCCCGGCCTACGAGGGCGTCCTCGCCCGGACCTGGGCGCCCGAATTCCCCCAGCACGCCGCCCGGGTGCGGATCCCCGTGCACTTCACCCTCGGCGATCACGAGAAGGTGTGGCGGTCCGGCCCCGAGGCACTGGCCGATCTCGCGACCCTGTTCACCGGCTCCCCCCGGGTGGTCGTCGAGGAACAGAAGGATGGCGGCCACAACCTGAGCCTCGGGCTGTCGGCCCTGGCGTACCACCTGAAGATCCTGTCGTTCGTCGAGGAATGTCTACTGGCCCGCGGGAGGGCGATATGA
- a CDS encoding TetR/AcrR family transcriptional regulator, with protein sequence MTTGRHEEILSAALEVFAERGYKGTSLDAVAERAGLTRQGLLHYFPSKKRLLVAVLQLREDLNREHLAAGHADKDLPSQLAEVVAYGHRNPGLAQIHSVLLAETVAGSDPAAQGFFHDHYQTVVEHAAELLTERYGARLPSGLTPRAAAMAVVAMLDGMQLQWQVDQDQTDHPEIMRDVLSVLLGSTPV encoded by the coding sequence ATGACAACGGGCAGGCATGAGGAAATCCTGTCCGCGGCTCTGGAAGTGTTCGCGGAGCGCGGCTACAAGGGGACCTCGCTCGACGCTGTCGCGGAGCGGGCGGGCCTGACCAGGCAGGGGCTGCTGCACTACTTCCCGAGCAAGAAGCGGCTGCTCGTCGCGGTCCTCCAGCTCAGGGAGGATCTCAACCGCGAGCATCTGGCCGCCGGGCACGCGGACAAGGACCTGCCGAGCCAGCTCGCCGAGGTGGTCGCCTACGGCCACCGCAATCCCGGCCTGGCCCAGATCCACAGCGTGCTGCTGGCCGAGACCGTCGCCGGCAGCGATCCGGCTGCGCAGGGGTTCTTCCACGACCACTACCAGACGGTGGTGGAGCACGCGGCGGAGCTGCTCACCGAGCGGTACGGGGCCCGCCTGCCCAGCGGCCTGACGCCGCGGGCCGCGGCGATGGCCGTGGTGGCGATGCTGGACGGGATGCAGTTGCAGTGGCAGGTGGACCAGGACCAGACCGACCACCCCGAGATCATGCGGGATGTGCTGTCCGTGCTGCTGGGGTCCACGCCTGTATGA
- a CDS encoding ferredoxin--NADP reductase: MGRDHGFHPVRITRIIQETADTRTYVLDAPYSYRAGQFLTIKACGALRSYSMSSSPATDTELMTTVKRVPGGLVSNWMHDHLRPGDVVETTLPAGVFCLRETDAPLVAFCGGSGITPILSLAKTALATTDRRVRMLTANRDAGSVIFESALDELARHYPDRFGNQHHLDTRNGFVTDRQVRDFAGGDRDADFYICGPTPFMDLTERALLEHGVDPGRILIERFGSQTEAPAADQPVAGQGESEGTVAIVLSGKRHTVPQHSGETLLESARRAGLAPPFSCESGNCATCIAQVTEGEAKMRVNNALDDDEIADGWVLTCQGEPVTPHVTVVYED, translated from the coding sequence ATGGGACGAGACCACGGCTTCCACCCGGTCCGCATCACTCGGATCATCCAGGAGACGGCCGACACGCGAACGTACGTACTCGACGCGCCCTACTCCTACCGGGCCGGGCAGTTCTTGACGATCAAAGCCTGCGGAGCCCTGCGCAGCTACTCGATGTCCAGCTCGCCGGCCACCGACACCGAACTGATGACGACCGTGAAACGGGTCCCGGGCGGCCTCGTCTCCAACTGGATGCACGACCATCTTCGACCCGGCGACGTCGTCGAGACCACTCTTCCCGCCGGGGTCTTCTGCCTGCGCGAGACCGACGCACCGCTGGTGGCCTTCTGCGGGGGCAGCGGCATCACGCCGATCCTGTCGCTGGCGAAGACCGCGCTGGCCACGACGGACCGCCGGGTGCGGATGCTGACGGCGAACCGGGACGCCGGCTCGGTCATCTTCGAGTCCGCGCTGGACGAGCTGGCCCGGCACTACCCGGACCGCTTCGGCAACCAGCACCACCTGGACACCCGGAACGGATTCGTCACCGACCGGCAGGTGCGGGACTTCGCCGGGGGCGACCGGGACGCCGACTTCTACATCTGCGGGCCCACGCCCTTCATGGACCTGACCGAGCGGGCCCTGCTGGAGCACGGGGTGGATCCCGGGCGGATCCTGATCGAGCGCTTCGGGAGCCAGACCGAGGCCCCCGCCGCCGATCAGCCCGTGGCCGGCCAGGGCGAGAGTGAGGGCACGGTCGCCATCGTCCTGTCCGGCAAGCGGCACACCGTCCCGCAGCACTCCGGCGAGACCCTGCTGGAGAGCGCCCGCCGGGCCGGCCTGGCCCCGCCCTTCTCGTGCGAGTCCGGCAACTGCGCCACCTGCATCGCCCAGGTCACCGAGGGCGAGGCGAAGATGCGGGTCAACAACGCGCTGGACGACGACGAGATCGCCGACGGCTGGGTCCTCACCTGCCAGGGCGAGCCGGTGACCCCGCATGTCACCGTCGTCTACGAGGACTGA
- a CDS encoding DUF1330 domain-containing protein — MPKGYVILTEVIKDPAGMDAYMRAAGPTIAGSGATVLAVTQPQVIEGEWHGDRTVILEFASVEAAQAWYDSAEYGRAKPLRHASADTNAVIVPGFGPPPAV; from the coding sequence ATGCCGAAGGGATACGTCATCCTGACCGAGGTCATCAAGGACCCGGCGGGCATGGACGCGTACATGCGAGCGGCCGGACCGACGATCGCGGGGAGCGGCGCCACCGTCCTGGCGGTGACACAGCCCCAGGTCATCGAGGGGGAGTGGCACGGCGACCGGACCGTCATCCTGGAGTTCGCCTCGGTGGAGGCGGCCCAGGCCTGGTACGACTCGGCCGAGTACGGGAGGGCGAAGCCGCTGCGGCACGCGTCGGCCGACACCAACGCGGTGATCGTCCCCGGCTTCGGGCCGCCCCCGGCGGTCTGA
- a CDS encoding DoxX family protein has translation MTDADAVALLLVRAIVGVTMIAHGLNHWRGGGRIEGTAGWFSGLGLRHGRLQAWMSVVTEVGAGALLVAGLATPLACAAVISVMLVAGLLAHRTNGFFVFKDGYEYVLVLSVVCLALAVLGPGRFSVDNAGGIDVTGWAGGGIALGVAVAATVGLLGLFWRPQPVSS, from the coding sequence ATGACCGACGCAGACGCTGTGGCGCTGCTGCTCGTACGAGCGATCGTGGGCGTCACCATGATCGCGCACGGGCTCAACCACTGGCGGGGCGGCGGCCGCATCGAGGGCACCGCCGGCTGGTTCAGCGGGCTCGGCCTGCGGCACGGCCGGCTCCAGGCCTGGATGAGCGTGGTCACCGAGGTGGGCGCGGGCGCACTGCTGGTGGCCGGGCTGGCGACCCCGCTGGCCTGCGCGGCGGTCATCTCCGTGATGCTGGTCGCCGGCCTCCTCGCGCACCGGACCAACGGCTTCTTCGTCTTCAAGGACGGCTACGAGTACGTCCTCGTGCTGTCCGTGGTCTGCCTGGCGCTGGCCGTGCTGGGCCCCGGGCGCTTCTCCGTGGACAACGCCGGCGGCATCGACGTCACCGGCTGGGCCGGCGGCGGCATCGCGCTGGGCGTGGCCGTCGCGGCCACGGTGGGCCTGCTCGGGCTGTTCTGGCGCCCGCAGCCCGTGAGCAGCTGA
- a CDS encoding AMP-binding protein: MRTIPAELVKHYEAEGWWTRDTLGDLLARGLEAAPDTAFRVHSSVRPWSGTFGEVEHTARRLAAGLRARGVGSGDVIAFQLPNWMEAAAVFWASALLGAVVVPIVHFYGRKEVGYILGATRPRVFVTAERFGRMEHQPDLYADVPVVGVVDGNFGELLADEPMPGVLAADPAGPALIAFTSGTTRDPKGVVHSHRSLGFETRQLAGLYPPDRGRQLTAAPVGHFIGMVNAFLIPVLDGTPVNLADTWDPGQALALMASDGLTVGGGAAYYMTSLLDHPDFTPAHLAHMKYAGLGGSSVPVSVMTRLAELGITAFRSYGSTEHPSVSGSMYTAPERKRLNTDGNALPGVEFRLDEDGEILSRGPDLCMGYTDDALTEAAFDEDGWYRTGDIGVIDEDGYLTITDRKADIIIRGGENISAVEVEEVLLAMPAVAEAAVVAAPDARLGEHAAAVVRLRSGHALPTLDEMRAHFERTGMARQKWPEELHAVAEFPRTASGKIQKFHLRKDIAVRHDGE, translated from the coding sequence ATGCGAACCATCCCCGCCGAACTGGTCAAGCACTACGAGGCGGAGGGCTGGTGGACCCGCGACACGCTCGGCGACCTGCTGGCGCGCGGCCTGGAAGCCGCTCCCGACACCGCCTTCCGTGTGCACTCCTCGGTGCGGCCCTGGTCGGGCACCTTCGGCGAGGTCGAGCACACCGCGCGCAGACTGGCCGCCGGACTGCGGGCCCGGGGGGTCGGTTCCGGAGACGTCATCGCGTTCCAGCTGCCCAACTGGATGGAGGCCGCCGCGGTCTTCTGGGCCTCGGCGCTGCTGGGGGCGGTGGTGGTGCCGATCGTCCACTTCTACGGGCGCAAGGAGGTCGGCTACATCCTGGGCGCGACCCGGCCGCGGGTCTTCGTCACCGCCGAGCGGTTCGGGCGGATGGAGCACCAGCCGGACCTGTACGCGGACGTGCCCGTGGTCGGCGTGGTCGACGGGAACTTCGGCGAGCTGCTCGCCGACGAGCCCATGCCCGGCGTGCTCGCCGCCGACCCGGCGGGGCCCGCCCTGATCGCGTTCACCTCGGGCACCACGCGCGACCCCAAGGGCGTCGTCCACAGCCACCGCAGCCTCGGCTTCGAGACCCGCCAGCTCGCCGGGCTCTATCCGCCCGACCGGGGCCGGCAGCTCACGGCCGCTCCCGTCGGGCACTTCATCGGCATGGTGAACGCCTTCCTGATCCCGGTGCTGGACGGCACGCCGGTCAACCTCGCCGACACCTGGGACCCGGGTCAGGCACTGGCGCTGATGGCGAGCGACGGGCTCACCGTGGGCGGCGGCGCGGCGTACTACATGACGAGCCTGCTCGACCACCCCGACTTCACCCCCGCGCATCTGGCCCACATGAAGTACGCGGGTCTGGGCGGCTCGTCGGTCCCGGTGTCGGTCATGACCCGGCTGGCGGAGCTGGGCATCACGGCGTTCCGCTCGTACGGCAGCACCGAGCACCCGTCGGTCAGCGGCTCGATGTACACGGCGCCCGAGCGCAAGCGGCTGAATACCGACGGGAACGCCCTGCCGGGCGTGGAGTTCCGGCTGGACGAGGACGGCGAGATCCTCAGCCGGGGCCCGGACCTGTGCATGGGGTACACCGACGACGCCCTGACCGAGGCCGCCTTCGACGAGGACGGCTGGTACCGCACGGGTGACATCGGGGTGATCGACGAGGACGGATATCTCACGATCACCGATCGCAAGGCGGACATCATCATCCGCGGCGGTGAGAACATCAGCGCGGTCGAGGTCGAGGAGGTGCTGCTCGCCATGCCCGCCGTCGCCGAGGCCGCGGTGGTCGCGGCCCCCGACGCCCGCCTGGGCGAGCACGCCGCGGCCGTCGTGCGGCTGCGGTCCGGGCATGCCCTGCCCACCCTGGACGAGATGCGCGCCCACTTCGAGCGGACGGGGATGGCCCGGCAGAAGTGGCCCGAGGAACTGCACGCCGTGGCGGAGTTCCCGCGTACCGCCAGCGGCAAGATCCAGAAGTTTCATCTCCGTAAGGACATTGCCGTGCGCCACGACGGAGAATAA